The sequence GAGCTCAACATCGCCTGGTTCAGCGCCATGCAGGGTACCGTCAAGGGCCGCGACGGCCTGGCCGTCGAACGGCACCGCTGCGCCCACGCCATCATGCTGGCGCTGCAGGGCATCGCCGCCTTCTACATCCTCAGCCTACTGGGCACCGAAAACGACCGCGAAGGCGTCGAGCAAACCGGCGCCCCCCGGGCCATCAACCGTCACAAATGGGACTGGAATGCGCTCCAGACCCGCCTGGCCGATCCCCACTCCCCCCAGGCCCGGGTGTTCACCGAGCTGCGCCGTCTGGCCGGAATGCGCCGCCGGCAACCGGCCTTCCACCCCGACGCCCCGCAGCAGGTCCTCGACCTGGGGCCCGCCGTCTTCGCCGTCCGCCGCCAGACGCAAAGCCAGACCCTGCTGGCGCTCCACAACGTCACCGCCCAGCCCCGCCTGATCCCGCTGCCCGGCGGCCAGTGGCATGAGCTGTTGAGCGGCGAACGGGTGGAGGCGGAAATCGCCCTGCCGCCCTATGGGGTGGCCTGGCTGGCGCAGGCCTAGGCGTTGTCCTCCTCGACCGCCTGGTAGAGCCGGTCGAGAAAATCGGGCAAGGCGCTCACCACCCGGTTCCAGCTGGGGATGAAGGGGGTTTCCATCGGATTTTCCAGAAACTGTTCGCCGGCGAGCCAGATGTGCTGGGCGAACAGTTCCACCATCTGCTCCTCGGCGTGACGGTCGAAGGCCAGGCCGTTGATGCGAGCTTCGCTGTAGTAGCGGTCGACGAAATCCAGGGCGATGCGGTAGTAGGTGGCCTTGAGGGCGCGGAAGGTTTCCTGGTGGAGGACGCAGCCCATGGTCGCCAGTTTGCGGTAGAGCGCCTTGCAGATGTCCATGCTCATCTTCGCCAGACCGGCCTCCGGATTGTCCTGGGACACCGGCTGGTGCTTGTGATCGTAGGCATCGGCGATCTCCACCTGACAGAAATGGCTGTGGGCGTGGTTGCGGTGGACTTCCGACAGCACCCCGATCTCCAGGCCCCAGTCGCTTGGGATGCGGATCTCCCGCACCACGTCCACGCGCATGGAGAACTCCCCCGCCAGGGGATAGCGGAAGCTGTCGAGGAATTCCAGATAGTCCAGCGGGCCGATGACGGTCTTCAGGGCCCGCACCAGGGGCGTCAGCATCAGGCGGGTGACGCGGCCGTGGATGCGGCCGCCGGCGACGCGGTAATAATAGCCCTTGCAGAAACGGTAGTTGAGGGCCGGGTTGGCCACCGGATAGAACAGCCGCGCCGGCATCTCGCGGCTGTAGGTGAGAATGTCGCAATCGTGGAGGGCGATGACGTCGGCCTTGCCGGAGGCGATGACGTAGCCGTAACAGTACCAGACGTTGCGCCCCTTGCCCGGCTCCTGGGGCGCCAGCCCCTGGGAGGCGAGAAGCCGGTCCAGTTCCCGCAGGCGCGGCCCGTCATGCCACAGGATGCGGTGATGCTGGGGCAGGCGGCCGAAAAATTCCCGGGCGTGGCGGAACTGGTCCTCGTCGGCCCGGTCGAGACCGATGACGATCTCATTCAGATACGGCACCCGGGCCAGTTCCTCCAGGATCGCCGGCAGCGCCCGCCCTTCCAGCTCCGAATACAGCGACGGCAGCACCAGCGACATGGGCCGGTGGCGGGAAAAGCGGATCAGCTCCTCCTCCAGCGCCTCCAGCGGCCGGTCCGACAGGCGGTGCAGGGTGGTAACGACGCCGTTCTGAAAGAAATCTCCCATTCAGTCCTCCGTTGCATTTACAGCCGGTCACAACACGTCTTCATACAGCTCGCCCACGCCGATGGTCAGTTCCAGGGCGGCCAGCGGGATCTCCCCGTCGTCGGCGTCGTAGCCGTGCAGCAGCCAGTCGTCGCCGAAACGGCGATAGACATCCACCGCGATGCGATTCGGATCGATGAGCCAGTATTCCTGCAGACTGGGCGACTGGCGGTAGCAATGGAACTTGCGGCCGCGGTCGAAAAGCTCGGTGGAAGGGGAGACCACCTCGGCGACGAACAGGGCGTGGCGCTTGTAGAGGCGCTCGTCGCGGTCGCGCCGGTCGCAGGTGACGAAGACGTCGGGATAGAAGAAAGCATCGGCGGCATCGATGCGCAGTTTCATGTCCGCCATGAAGGTGCGGCAGGGGGTGCCGCGCAATTTCGCCTTCAGGAAACTGGCCAGATTCAAGGCCACGAGATTGTGGCGGTCAGTGCCGCCCACCATGGCCCAGATCTCGCCGGCCAGGTATTCGTGCTTGATCTCGAAGCTTTTCTGCTCGAAGTCGAGGTATTCCTCAACCGTGGGCCTGGATGCTTGCTTGACCGCGGTCATCGCACCCCTCCGCAGACGTTTGCCGCCATTCTAACAGTTTGGGACGGAGAAAACGGCCGGTATGGGAAGCCGGGTTTTCCGCCACCTGCCACGGCGTTCCGGCGGCGATCACCCGGCCGCCCCCGGCCCCGCCCTCCGGCCCCAGATCGACGATCCAGTCGGCGGTCTTGATGACATCGAGGTTGTGCTCGATGACGATCAC comes from Methylomarinovum caldicuralii and encodes:
- a CDS encoding glycosyl transferase, whose translation is MGDFFQNGVVTTLHRLSDRPLEALEEELIRFSRHRPMSLVLPSLYSELEGRALPAILEELARVPYLNEIVIGLDRADEDQFRHAREFFGRLPQHHRILWHDGPRLRELDRLLASQGLAPQEPGKGRNVWYCYGYVIASGKADVIALHDCDILTYSREMPARLFYPVANPALNYRFCKGYYYRVAGGRIHGRVTRLMLTPLVRALKTVIGPLDYLEFLDSFRYPLAGEFSMRVDVVREIRIPSDWGLEIGVLSEVHRNHAHSHFCQVEIADAYDHKHQPVSQDNPEAGLAKMSMDICKALYRKLATMGCVLHQETFRALKATYYRIALDFVDRYYSEARINGLAFDRHAEEQMVELFAQHIWLAGEQFLENPMETPFIPSWNRVVSALPDFLDRLYQAVEEDNA
- a CDS encoding Uma2 family endonuclease, with amino-acid sequence MTAVKQASRPTVEEYLDFEQKSFEIKHEYLAGEIWAMVGGTDRHNLVALNLASFLKAKLRGTPCRTFMADMKLRIDAADAFFYPDVFVTCDRRDRDERLYKRHALFVAEVVSPSTELFDRGRKFHCYRQSPSLQEYWLIDPNRIAVDVYRRFGDDWLLHGYDADDGEIPLAALELTIGVGELYEDVL